The Candidatus Poribacteria bacterium genome window below encodes:
- a CDS encoding DUF368 domain-containing protein: MNSLRLFISGFLIGIANIIPGMSGGTLALVLGIYERLIGALRRIGISTAKKLLRGATFRKNALEAAKAELHRIDFGFLSLLGSGAIVAVLLTSKLIVYLLNDHHDATYGFFSGLILISILIPMRMLKGFGWKELLVLLIAIGLILSLSIGTTEKQLDRVAYKSGVETTTDSEASESETGLPTSWELVLFFGSGALAISAMILPGISGSFLMLALGVYFPLLTAINTVLEGIPELFKGIFEESLLGSLLIIGFTTVGCLFGLLAFTRLLNYLLERYRNLTITFLIGLMVGSLYGLWPFREFTMVDGERIDTAHILPHLDMNLLLALAAFLVGCGVIYLFTRLEN, from the coding sequence ATGAATTCACTCCGGCTCTTTATTAGCGGTTTTCTGATAGGCATCGCCAACATCATCCCCGGCATGAGTGGCGGGACCCTCGCCCTCGTCTTAGGTATCTATGAACGGCTCATCGGTGCCTTACGGCGTATCGGGATTTCAACGGCAAAAAAGTTGTTGCGCGGCGCGACCTTCAGAAAAAACGCGCTGGAAGCAGCAAAGGCAGAACTCCATCGAATTGATTTCGGATTTCTATCACTGTTAGGAAGTGGTGCGATAGTCGCTGTGCTGCTCACGTCAAAACTGATTGTCTATTTGTTGAACGATCACCATGACGCGACCTATGGTTTCTTTAGCGGGTTAATTCTGATCTCTATCCTGATACCCATGCGTATGCTAAAGGGATTCGGTTGGAAAGAGTTGTTAGTGCTCTTGATCGCTATTGGGCTGATATTAAGTTTGTCTATCGGTACGACCGAAAAACAGTTAGATCGGGTTGCGTATAAATCTGGGGTAGAAACAACGACAGATAGCGAGGCCTCCGAAAGCGAAACTGGTCTGCCAACGTCCTGGGAACTCGTCCTCTTTTTCGGGAGCGGTGCGCTGGCGATTTCAGCGATGATTCTGCCTGGTATCAGTGGTTCGTTTCTGATGCTTGCACTTGGGGTCTACTTCCCCCTCTTGACGGCAATAAATACAGTGTTAGAGGGTATCCCGGAATTGTTTAAAGGGATTTTCGAGGAATCGTTGCTGGGAAGTTTACTCATCATCGGTTTCACAACAGTTGGGTGCTTGTTCGGACTCTTAGCATTCACACGGTTGCTCAACTATCTGCTGGAACGCTATCGTAACCTGACGATCACCTTTCTCATTGGGTTGATGGTGGGTTCACTTTACGGGTTATGGCCCTTTCGCGAGTTTACAATGGTGGACGGGGAACGGATAGATACGGCTCACATCCTACCACACCTTGATATGAACCTGCTTCTCGCTCTGGCGGCTTTTCTGGTCGGTTGCGGTGTCATATATTTATTCACACGTTTGGAGAATTAG
- a CDS encoding tetratricopeptide repeat protein, with product MLTEMQTLPHVALPPTSLEVLSISQLTDNSKLLQTRTPQPTVLSSYSESDYHWLVGVLDKLIRFIHRGEDRRVPELIENDYEWAHALLIELVDAVGESDTHPLRPLMEFICQLIDNYEDAYVPELTELFPELAEEVPIEAASKGRKSISNIPKQSENVLAAHAFFSMGYLLYQSNRKEKARSAYNMTITLKPDSWEAFYNRGIVRYDLRQYAEAMTDFNQVIELNYNFASAYHNRGIVYSRLDRHKSAIADFDKAIELGLNSFEAYCHRAFAKTALDQYDAAVSDYHKAIELNQDFVEVYGVYNILGILRSELGQYNEALADYAEAIRIKPDYAEAYAYRGALKVHLGRINEARSDFQKALELAKRSDNSSSLKDFVEDQLQQLNQAASKQRNKKSRRGGQWKGKVKMAEDFDEFPESFITPTSEEDE from the coding sequence ATGTTGACAGAAATGCAAACTTTGCCTCACGTGGCGTTACCGCCTACGTCTTTGGAAGTCCTAAGTATATCTCAATTGACAGACAACTCTAAACTCTTGCAGACGCGAACCCCACAACCTACAGTACTTTCCTCTTACTCGGAAAGTGATTATCATTGGCTAGTGGGGGTGTTAGATAAACTGATTAGGTTTATACATCGTGGCGAGGATCGCAGAGTCCCCGAATTGATTGAAAACGATTATGAATGGGCGCATGCATTGCTTATAGAATTGGTCGATGCAGTGGGTGAAAGTGATACTCATCCTTTACGCCCCTTAATGGAATTTATCTGCCAACTGATTGACAACTATGAGGATGCGTATGTCCCAGAACTGACTGAACTGTTTCCAGAGTTGGCAGAAGAAGTCCCTATAGAAGCAGCAAGCAAAGGCAGAAAGTCCATTTCAAATATACCCAAACAAAGCGAAAATGTCCTCGCCGCACATGCCTTTTTTTCAATGGGTTATCTCCTTTATCAAAGCAACCGGAAGGAAAAAGCACGTTCTGCTTATAACATGACAATTACGTTGAAGCCTGATTCTTGGGAAGCCTTTTATAATCGAGGGATTGTGCGGTATGATCTTAGACAATATGCGGAGGCAATGACCGACTTTAACCAAGTAATAGAATTGAATTATAATTTCGCTAGTGCCTATCACAATAGAGGTATAGTGTATTCCAGACTCGACCGACATAAATCTGCGATCGCTGACTTTGATAAAGCAATTGAGTTAGGACTTAATTCTTTTGAGGCTTACTGCCATAGAGCTTTCGCGAAGACCGCTCTCGATCAATATGATGCTGCGGTGTCTGACTACCATAAGGCAATTGAGTTGAACCAGGATTTCGTCGAAGTATATGGAGTATATAATATTCTTGGTATTTTACGGAGTGAACTAGGTCAATACAATGAAGCCCTTGCCGATTATGCAGAAGCAATTCGCATAAAACCTGATTATGCAGAGGCTTATGCTTATAGGGGTGCCCTGAAAGTCCACTTAGGCAGAATCAATGAAGCAAGATCAGATTTCCAGAAGGCATTAGAATTAGCAAAACGTTCCGACAATAGTAGTAGCCTCAAAGATTTTGTTGAGGATCAGTTACAACAGCTCAATCAAGCAGCCTCAAAGCAGCGTAACAAAAAATCACGCCGCGGTGGACAGTGGAAGGGAAAAGTCAAAATGGCCGAGGACTTCGATGAGTTTCCTGAATCCTTTATAACGCCTACCAGCGAAGAAGATGAATGA
- a CDS encoding NAD(+)/NADH kinase produces MKKIKNVGLFVNTTKANAAGVVEGVSVWLEEQDIVPLLPDEQAVALGKPETGISKTEVVEQSDVVLVLGGDGTLLSAAHTPKIENVPILAINIGTLGFLTDASLDELYPTLNALLTGAYRIEHRMMLEVTVNGFQAEANQGPKLFRAFALNDVVIRHYTHLIELDAYVDGELFIPYNADGLIIGTPSGSTGYSLSCAGSIVAPQLEAILLTPIAPHSLTVRPFIADGAAEITVKMRAAYQSVDVFVDGQRETHSLTAGAVIRVKKAERTIQLIRSQHHSYYRALREKLMLGERIKQT; encoded by the coding sequence ATGAAAAAAATCAAGAATGTCGGTTTATTTGTCAATACTACGAAAGCAAACGCGGCGGGTGTCGTCGAAGGTGTGTCTGTATGGTTGGAGGAACAGGATATCGTTCCACTTTTACCAGACGAACAAGCGGTTGCGTTAGGGAAACCTGAAACCGGCATCTCCAAAACAGAGGTCGTAGAGCAATCAGATGTCGTTCTTGTCCTTGGTGGAGATGGAACGCTCCTGAGCGCGGCACATACACCGAAAATTGAAAATGTGCCTATCTTAGCAATCAACATCGGAACACTTGGATTTTTGACGGACGCATCACTCGATGAACTCTACCCGACCCTGAACGCGCTTCTGACAGGGGCTTATCGGATAGAACATCGGATGATGTTAGAGGTCACTGTAAACGGTTTCCAAGCCGAGGCGAATCAAGGTCCCAAACTATTTCGGGCTTTCGCACTCAACGATGTTGTGATTCGGCACTATACGCATCTTATCGAATTAGATGCTTATGTCGATGGAGAACTCTTTATACCGTATAACGCCGATGGACTGATCATCGGAACGCCGAGCGGGTCGACCGGATATTCGCTCTCTTGTGCTGGAAGTATCGTCGCCCCGCAGCTGGAGGCGATTCTACTGACACCTATCGCACCACACAGTTTGACAGTCCGCCCTTTCATCGCCGACGGTGCTGCGGAAATAACCGTCAAAATGCGCGCTGCGTATCAGAGCGTAGATGTTTTTGTGGACGGTCAACGTGAGACCCACAGTCTCACCGCAGGTGCCGTCATAAGGGTGAAAAAAGCGGAACGCACAATTCAACTCATCCGTTCGCAGCACCATAGTTACTACAGAGCCTTGCGTGAAAAATTAATGTTGGGTGAAAGAATTAAGCAAACATAG
- a CDS encoding glycosyltransferase family 2 protein produces the protein MKTCLLLPAYNESKTIGQIIQESSEFINEIIVIDDGSSDETAEIAVACGAVCLTNSTNCGKGNALRKGFAYALKHGYELVFTMDGDGQHQPADIPRFLEHFDNTRPDILIGARETKDFRTSMPFHRRINNCLISYVGSKLCGQRVPDFQSGYRLIRAEILRQVHLETERYETESELLIKAGRLGFRIESLVIQTRYGDEISHIKPLREIWLFTKLFLRSL, from the coding sequence ATGAAAACATGTCTGCTGTTACCGGCTTATAATGAATCTAAAACAATTGGGCAGATAATTCAGGAATCCTCTGAGTTTATCAACGAGATTATTGTCATTGACGACGGTTCATCAGATGAAACAGCAGAGATCGCAGTGGCATGTGGGGCAGTCTGTTTGACAAACTCTACGAACTGTGGGAAAGGGAACGCCTTACGAAAAGGGTTCGCCTATGCCCTTAAGCACGGATACGAGTTGGTCTTCACGATGGATGGCGATGGACAACATCAGCCTGCGGATATACCCCGTTTTCTGGAACACTTTGATAACACACGTCCAGACATACTCATAGGGGCAAGAGAAACAAAAGACTTTCGGACATCAATGCCGTTTCATAGACGGATTAATAACTGCTTAATTTCTTATGTCGGCTCAAAACTGTGTGGACAACGAGTACCTGATTTTCAATCTGGATATCGACTTATTCGTGCTGAAATCCTGCGACAGGTTCACTTGGAAACAGAGCGTTACGAAACGGAATCTGAGCTGCTGATAAAAGCAGGACGCCTCGGATTCCGAATTGAAAGTTTGGTGATTCAAACACGATACGGCGATGAGATCAGCCATATTAAACCGCTTCGAGAGATATGGCTCTTTACGAAACTATTCCTTCGCAGTTTATGA